The Cohaesibacter gelatinilyticus genome includes a window with the following:
- a CDS encoding DUF4212 domain-containing protein gives MRELYETLIELIAPLILDRVKASDAGFCLTAQLLVVTFTRSVQGPWLIDQADPSGGTWNWLKGKGSTDNLEQEPNKRFFTMGGNMAENNDSGKAYWKANLNLITICLVIWFVVSFGFGLILRPALSGISVGGTDLGFWFAQQGSIYVFLGLIFFYAVRMNAIDRAHGVSDD, from the coding sequence ATGAGGGAATTATACGAAACATTAATTGAATTGATTGCGCCTCTCATTTTAGATCGGGTCAAGGCCAGCGATGCGGGATTCTGTCTGACAGCCCAATTGCTGGTCGTAACATTCACAAGGTCCGTACAGGGACCCTGGCTCATTGATCAAGCTGATCCCAGCGGAGGAACCTGGAATTGGCTCAAGGGCAAAGGTTCAACGGACAACCTGGAACAGGAACCGAATAAACGGTTCTTCACCATGGGGGGAAACATGGCTGAGAATAATGATTCTGGAAAAGCCTACTGGAAAGCCAACCTCAACCTCATCACCATCTGTCTGGTGATCTGGTTTGTGGTATCTTTCGGTTTTGGGCTTATTCTTCGTCCTGCTTTGTCAGGTATTTCCGTCGGTGGCACCGACTTGGGCTTCTGGTTCGCCCAGCAGGGATCGATCTACGTATTCCTGGGACTTATCTTCTTCTACGCTGTTCGCATGAACGCTATTGACCGCGCCCACGGCGTGTCTGACGACTAA
- a CDS encoding sodium:solute symporter family protein, whose translation MDLQTLTYIVVGASFLLYIGIAFWARAGSTGEFYAAGRGVHPVANGMATAADWMSAASFISMAGLIAFNGYGASQFLMGWTGGYVLLAMLLAPYLRKFGKFTVPEFIGDRFYSSTARIVAVVCLIVCSITYVIGQMKGVGVAFSRFLEVDASTGLLIGTGIVFLYAVQGGMKGITYTQIAQYCVLILAYTVPAVFISMELTGSFLPQIGLFGDHAASGTPLLTKLDQIVTDLGFKEYTAQSSNPLNMFMYTMSLMIGTAGLPHVIIRFFTVPKVSDARWSAGWALVFIAILYTTAPGVGAMARMNLMDTIQTGEVGAPDGNLQYEARPDWFKNWETTGLLKFEDKNGDGRIQYYNDKSKDFAAKAEGFGWKGNELKVDRDIMVLANPEIAKLPNWVIALVAAGGLAAALSTAAGLLMAISSAVSHDLMKGTFTPDISEKQELLYARISMGVAIAIAAWLGLNPPGFAAQVVALAFGLAASSIFPALMMGIFSKRINSKGATLGMIAGILSTLLYIFMYKGWFFIPGTNMLANTTANHFLGIAPEAFGAIGALINFAVAYVVSNATEEPPQEIQDLVESIRVPSGAGAAVDH comes from the coding sequence ATGGATCTTCAAACTCTTACATATATCGTCGTTGGGGCATCTTTCTTGCTCTATATCGGCATCGCCTTCTGGGCCCGCGCTGGCTCTACCGGTGAATTCTACGCTGCTGGCCGCGGTGTTCACCCTGTTGCCAACGGTATGGCAACCGCTGCTGACTGGATGTCTGCTGCGTCATTCATCTCCATGGCAGGCCTCATCGCCTTTAACGGCTATGGTGCTTCCCAGTTTCTGATGGGCTGGACCGGTGGTTACGTACTGCTGGCCATGCTGCTTGCACCTTACTTGCGTAAATTCGGCAAGTTCACCGTGCCTGAGTTCATTGGTGACCGCTTCTACTCTTCCACAGCACGTATCGTTGCCGTGGTCTGCCTGATCGTCTGCTCCATCACCTACGTGATTGGTCAGATGAAGGGCGTTGGTGTTGCATTCTCCCGCTTCCTCGAAGTAGACGCTTCCACCGGCCTTCTGATCGGCACCGGCATCGTGTTCCTGTACGCTGTGCAGGGTGGCATGAAAGGCATCACCTACACCCAGATCGCTCAGTACTGCGTTCTGATCCTGGCATACACCGTACCTGCAGTCTTCATCTCCATGGAACTGACCGGTTCTTTCCTGCCACAGATCGGCCTGTTTGGTGATCACGCTGCTTCCGGTACCCCACTTCTGACCAAGCTTGATCAGATTGTGACGGATCTCGGATTTAAGGAATATACGGCACAGTCTTCCAACCCGCTCAACATGTTCATGTACACCATGTCCCTGATGATCGGTACGGCTGGTCTGCCACACGTTATCATCCGTTTCTTCACCGTTCCTAAAGTGTCTGACGCTCGTTGGTCCGCTGGTTGGGCTCTGGTCTTCATCGCAATCCTCTACACCACCGCTCCTGGCGTTGGCGCAATGGCTCGCATGAACCTGATGGACACCATCCAGACCGGTGAAGTTGGCGCTCCTGACGGCAACCTGCAATATGAAGCACGTCCTGACTGGTTCAAGAACTGGGAAACCACTGGTCTTCTGAAGTTCGAGGACAAGAACGGTGACGGCCGCATTCAGTATTACAACGACAAGAGCAAGGACTTTGCTGCTAAAGCAGAAGGCTTTGGCTGGAAAGGCAACGAGCTGAAAGTGGACCGTGACATCATGGTTCTGGCTAACCCTGAAATCGCCAAGCTTCCAAACTGGGTGATTGCCCTGGTTGCTGCTGGTGGTCTGGCTGCTGCTCTGTCTACTGCTGCCGGTCTCTTGATGGCTATCTCTTCCGCCGTTTCTCACGATCTGATGAAGGGTACCTTCACTCCGGATATCTCTGAGAAGCAGGAATTGCTCTACGCTCGTATCTCCATGGGTGTTGCCATCGCGATCGCTGCATGGCTTGGACTGAACCCTCCCGGCTTCGCAGCTCAGGTTGTGGCGCTGGCCTTCGGTCTGGCAGCATCCTCTATCTTCCCTGCACTGATGATGGGTATCTTCTCCAAGCGCATCAACTCCAAGGGCGCAACCCTCGGCATGATCGCTGGTATCCTGTCCACCCTGCTGTACATCTTCATGTACAAAGGCTGGTTCTTCATCCCAGGCACCAACATGTTGGCTAACACCACTGCCAACCACTTCCTGGGCATTGCTCCAGAAGCGTTCGGTGCAATCGGTGCCCTGATCAACTTCGCAGTTGCTTACGTAGTGTCCAACGCGACCGAAGAGCCACCGCAAGAGATCCAGGATCTGGTGGAAAGCATCCGCGTACCATCTGGTGCGGGTGCAGCTGTCGATCACTAA
- a CDS encoding DUF294 nucleotidyltransferase-like domain-containing protein has product MTIASFTEFASHRHPFDLLPSERLQELAASTQTRTVAAEKVICDVGENLSSLYLIEKGAVDLITPEGSLLLHLNVGNCFGERALLSDGKSPNKAVASEETSLFIIPGEEFQNLIKNYPPFHSFFDSSLARKAPTTPQNTDSTTSLISVSIDNLMTPNPITIPPSATVMEAAQIMREKNISCVLISESDTLTGILTTGDLSHRVVAAGRPSDTMVGEVMTSNPFTLGPDALGFDALMAMMERSHTHLPVVENGKLVGILTNTNLVRQQAVSAPFIIRDISRQNSFEALNEIVSKTPQMLAQLVGSGVDAHNIGRIITNVTDTLTRRLVTMAEEKFGPAPVPYLWLACGSQGRQEQTGVSDQDNCLILDNAYREAEHGDYFKQFAQYVSDGLDACGYFYCPGDMMATNSRWCQPADIWRGYFNHWIDKPDPMAQMLASVMFDLRPICGNELLFDGMYQETLEKAQKNSIFRAHMISNSLSHTPPLNLFRGFALIKKGEHKDTVDLKHNGVVPIVDLGRAYALEAAIENANTRERLLLARDAKALSSSGAGDLIDAYDLIANMRLEHQAKQIREGQKPDNFMPPAILSELERNHLKDAFIVIKTMQSALGHSHGANI; this is encoded by the coding sequence ATGACCATTGCCTCTTTTACAGAATTTGCTTCACATCGCCATCCATTTGACCTGCTTCCCTCAGAACGCCTGCAGGAATTGGCTGCCAGCACCCAAACCAGAACCGTCGCCGCGGAGAAGGTAATTTGCGATGTGGGAGAGAATCTCTCCAGTCTGTATCTGATTGAAAAAGGCGCTGTTGATCTCATCACGCCAGAAGGCTCACTACTGCTTCACTTGAATGTCGGCAATTGCTTTGGTGAACGGGCCCTGTTGTCAGATGGCAAGTCCCCGAACAAGGCCGTTGCCAGCGAAGAAACTTCTCTTTTCATCATCCCTGGAGAGGAATTTCAAAACCTGATCAAAAACTATCCACCTTTCCATTCTTTCTTCGATAGTTCCTTGGCCAGAAAAGCTCCAACAACACCACAAAACACTGATTCCACAACAAGCCTGATCTCGGTTTCCATCGACAATCTGATGACGCCAAACCCCATCACTATTCCGCCATCTGCGACTGTGATGGAGGCGGCACAAATCATGCGAGAGAAAAACATTTCCTGCGTGTTGATCTCGGAGAGTGACACCCTCACCGGCATTCTCACCACGGGCGATCTCAGTCATCGTGTAGTTGCTGCGGGCCGACCATCAGACACGATGGTTGGCGAAGTCATGACATCAAATCCTTTCACCCTGGGGCCGGACGCGCTTGGATTTGATGCCTTGATGGCCATGATGGAGCGTTCCCACACCCATTTGCCAGTGGTTGAGAATGGAAAACTGGTCGGCATTCTTACAAACACCAATCTGGTACGCCAACAAGCCGTTTCCGCTCCTTTCATCATTCGCGACATCAGCCGCCAGAACAGCTTTGAAGCCCTGAATGAAATCGTCTCCAAGACACCTCAGATGCTGGCGCAATTGGTCGGTTCTGGTGTGGACGCCCATAACATCGGCCGCATCATCACCAATGTGACAGATACCCTGACCCGTCGTCTTGTCACAATGGCAGAAGAGAAATTCGGCCCTGCCCCGGTGCCCTATCTGTGGCTGGCTTGCGGCTCTCAAGGTCGGCAAGAACAAACCGGCGTTTCCGATCAGGACAATTGTCTGATTTTGGACAATGCCTATCGTGAAGCCGAACATGGTGACTATTTCAAGCAATTTGCCCAATATGTCTCGGACGGGCTGGACGCCTGCGGTTACTTCTATTGTCCCGGCGACATGATGGCTACAAATTCACGATGGTGCCAGCCTGCAGATATTTGGCGCGGTTACTTCAATCATTGGATCGACAAACCCGACCCAATGGCCCAGATGCTGGCCAGCGTCATGTTTGATCTACGCCCCATCTGCGGCAATGAGCTGCTCTTTGATGGCATGTATCAGGAAACTTTGGAGAAGGCGCAGAAAAACTCGATCTTCCGCGCGCACATGATTTCCAATTCCCTCAGCCATACACCACCACTAAATCTCTTCCGTGGCTTTGCTCTCATCAAAAAGGGTGAGCATAAAGACACTGTTGATCTGAAACATAATGGCGTGGTCCCGATCGTGGATCTTGGACGAGCTTATGCATTGGAAGCAGCGATCGAGAATGCCAACACACGTGAACGCCTGCTACTGGCGCGCGATGCCAAAGCACTCAGTTCTTCTGGCGCAGGCGATTTGATCGATGCTTATGATCTAATCGCCAATATGCGTCTGGAACATCAGGCCAAGCAGATCAGAGAAGGCCAGAAGCCGGATAATTTCATGCCACCTGCCATCCTGTCAGAGCTGGAACGCAATCACCTGAAAGACGCTTTCATCGTCATCAAGACAATGCAATCTGCTCTTGGCCACAGTCATGGAGCGAATATTTAA
- a CDS encoding response regulator transcription factor, with translation MTKSILVVDDETSINFALEHLMKSEGYKVATAHDGNEAIDCVCQTHPDLILLDVSLPHKDGYEICQALRADTTTQNIKIIMMSARSRDIEIEKGLAMGANAYLTKPFSLGKVTQTVRDILAQA, from the coding sequence ATGACCAAATCCATTTTGGTGGTGGATGACGAAACATCCATCAATTTCGCATTAGAGCATTTGATGAAATCCGAAGGCTATAAGGTTGCTACTGCGCATGATGGCAACGAGGCCATTGATTGCGTTTGTCAGACCCATCCGGACCTCATTCTGCTGGATGTCTCCCTGCCCCATAAAGATGGTTATGAAATTTGTCAGGCACTGCGTGCAGATACCACCACTCAGAATATCAAAATCATCATGATGAGCGCTCGCAGCCGCGACATCGAGATCGAGAAAGGACTGGCAATGGGCGCAAATGCCTATCTCACCAAACCTTTCTCGCTGGGTAAGGTTACCCAGACAGTCCGGGATATTCTGGCGCAAGCCTGA
- a CDS encoding 3'-5' exonuclease, translating into MIERLSLRLRIFLFFAFIGLASCAIIVASLYFALGRIGPEATPHLVLFGGISCFAILLLNGYVWQKFDLNVANPIDMIVKDVRTLVHAGAQQDLNSETGKYLGFLNPAIREISQALVEAREETDKQVSEATALANRQKRRLETVLQDLDQGVLICNLENKILLYNKRALNILHVSGELGLGRTLFSVVSAAPFRHALDRLHNRFEEGRHKRHKEGLSTMVIGATADGGHTLQGKVTLIVNTEENLATGYTVTFEDITHQLAENVERDRLLHQAMMELRHPAANLQATAEMLAGDFNLDADTRKNFEKILVKETHSLSASIEAMDNKSHQLMAGAWPMSDVYSSSLFNCILRRNASEDLTLTCEFVGTPVWLHCDSVTIVELIEFVMRKVASQTGLRVFQLSANRTGRKIYIDLYWHGEMVTISQIDSWLDEPLDADLGEITGRDVLDRHKTDFWCTKTPDGTVHLRLPLTPARDHHEDDIEVEREIIPERLDFYDFDLMERTDLSDIEDTPLRELTFVVFDTETTGLEPSNGDEMISIAGVRIVNGRIMRGESFDQYIHPGRSIPAASTAIHHITNEMVADAPPVEEVLPKFHSYVSDAVLVAHNAAFDMKFLSLKEAQTGLKFSNPVLDTVLLAAHLQGQTASLTLDTLAEQFGIEIPPEVRHTALGDSLATAEVLLRLIDLLEAGGINTLRDAVEVEKKAAAIRKQQAKY; encoded by the coding sequence ATGATTGAACGCCTCAGCCTGCGGCTCCGCATATTTCTATTCTTCGCCTTCATTGGCCTCGCCTCTTGTGCCATCATCGTTGCCTCTCTCTATTTCGCTCTTGGTCGCATTGGCCCAGAGGCAACACCACATCTGGTATTGTTTGGTGGTATTTCCTGTTTTGCCATCCTGTTGCTCAATGGATATGTCTGGCAGAAATTCGATCTCAATGTTGCCAACCCGATCGATATGATCGTCAAGGATGTGCGCACATTGGTCCATGCAGGCGCTCAACAGGATCTGAATTCCGAAACCGGAAAATATCTTGGCTTTCTCAATCCCGCCATTCGCGAAATTTCCCAGGCCTTGGTAGAAGCAAGAGAGGAAACAGATAAGCAGGTTTCAGAGGCCACAGCATTGGCCAATCGTCAGAAGCGCCGTCTGGAAACCGTTCTTCAGGATCTTGATCAGGGCGTTCTGATCTGCAATCTGGAAAACAAGATCCTGCTTTACAACAAGCGTGCCCTGAATATCCTGCATGTCTCAGGCGAACTGGGCCTTGGTCGAACACTTTTCTCTGTTGTCTCAGCAGCCCCTTTTCGCCATGCACTGGACCGTCTACACAACCGATTTGAAGAAGGCCGCCACAAGCGTCACAAGGAAGGCCTCTCAACAATGGTAATCGGCGCCACAGCCGACGGGGGTCATACCCTGCAAGGCAAGGTGACACTCATCGTCAATACAGAAGAAAATCTCGCTACCGGCTATACAGTCACCTTTGAGGATATCACCCATCAACTGGCCGAAAATGTAGAGCGAGACCGCCTGCTCCATCAGGCAATGATGGAGCTACGTCATCCTGCCGCCAATTTGCAAGCAACAGCAGAAATGCTGGCAGGTGATTTCAATCTGGATGCAGACACCCGCAAAAACTTCGAAAAGATTCTGGTAAAGGAAACACATTCACTTTCGGCCAGCATCGAAGCCATGGATAACAAATCTCATCAACTCATGGCTGGTGCCTGGCCCATGTCAGATGTATATTCTTCCTCACTTTTCAATTGCATATTGCGCCGCAATGCATCCGAGGATCTGACGCTGACCTGCGAGTTTGTCGGTACACCGGTCTGGCTACATTGTGATAGTGTCACCATTGTCGAGTTGATCGAATTTGTCATGCGCAAGGTCGCCAGCCAAACAGGCCTGCGTGTCTTCCAACTATCCGCCAATCGCACAGGACGCAAAATCTATATCGATCTCTACTGGCATGGTGAAATGGTCACCATCTCCCAAATCGATAGCTGGCTCGATGAACCGCTGGACGCTGATCTGGGCGAGATCACTGGACGCGATGTACTGGATCGCCACAAGACTGATTTCTGGTGCACAAAAACGCCGGATGGCACCGTTCATCTACGCCTCCCCTTGACGCCAGCTCGCGATCATCATGAAGATGACATCGAAGTTGAACGAGAAATCATACCGGAACGTCTGGATTTCTATGATTTTGATCTGATGGAACGAACCGACCTCTCTGATATCGAGGACACCCCCCTGCGCGAACTGACCTTCGTGGTATTCGACACGGAAACCACAGGACTGGAGCCTTCAAATGGTGATGAGATGATTTCCATCGCAGGCGTTCGCATTGTCAATGGACGTATCATGAGGGGCGAAAGCTTTGATCAATACATCCATCCGGGTCGCTCCATCCCGGCCGCCTCTACTGCAATCCATCACATCACCAACGAGATGGTGGCCGATGCACCACCTGTCGAAGAGGTTCTCCCCAAATTTCATTCCTATGTCAGTGATGCGGTTCTGGTAGCCCACAATGCCGCCTTCGATATGAAATTCCTATCTCTCAAGGAAGCTCAGACAGGTCTGAAATTCTCCAACCCTGTGCTGGACACCGTCTTGTTGGCCGCCCATCTTCAGGGTCAAACCGCAAGTCTGACGCTGGACACACTGGCAGAGCAGTTCGGTATCGAAATTCCGCCAGAGGTGCGTCACACTGCCCTCGGTGACTCTCTCGCTACAGCAGAAGTTCTCCTGCGTCTGATTGACCTCCTGGAGGCAGGTGGCATCAACACTCTACGCGATGCCGTCGAGGTGGAAAAAAAAGCAGCAGCCATCCGCAAACAGCAAGCCAAGTATTAG
- a CDS encoding DMT family transporter yields the protein MELGILAAICAAIIWAAASIVSYRPVIHFGVLDFTRIQLPMSALLLGLVVTLQGNWGSLNWAQWIPIAFSGIIGILLGDIALHSCLKYGGPRRMQLLFALNAPMASLIGFLALGEVLSLSDAIGGFLILTGIALAILYNNPQSNDGTGEKLTGSLLQVLFWGLLSALCQAIGLIIMKPIVDAGTDPLAASAARTILSAVLLMTTLLIPQMRFRTVDKQDIAPIVLATVAGWMGYVGAMSLLIFALQSQNTGIVAVLGSTAPIMILPILWVINKRPPALPGWAGAGLAIGGIAILSEMPFH from the coding sequence ATGGAATTGGGTATTCTCGCCGCCATATGCGCTGCAATCATTTGGGCGGCTGCATCCATTGTATCCTACCGACCAGTCATCCATTTCGGCGTGCTGGATTTCACCCGCATCCAGCTTCCCATGTCCGCTTTATTGCTTGGCCTTGTCGTCACCTTGCAAGGCAATTGGGGCAGTCTGAATTGGGCACAATGGATACCCATCGCCTTCTCCGGCATCATTGGCATTCTGCTGGGGGATATAGCTTTGCATTCCTGCCTCAAATATGGCGGTCCGCGCCGTATGCAACTTCTTTTCGCGCTCAATGCTCCCATGGCATCCCTCATCGGTTTTCTTGCACTTGGAGAAGTCCTGAGCCTTAGCGATGCCATTGGCGGCTTTCTGATCCTGACAGGCATTGCACTGGCTATTCTTTATAACAATCCGCAATCCAATGATGGCACAGGCGAAAAACTGACCGGTAGTTTGTTACAAGTGCTGTTCTGGGGGTTGCTCTCCGCACTCTGTCAGGCAATTGGCCTGATCATCATGAAGCCAATTGTAGATGCTGGCACAGATCCGTTGGCTGCCAGTGCCGCTCGCACAATTCTCAGCGCCGTCTTGCTGATGACCACGTTGCTGATCCCGCAAATGCGTTTTCGCACTGTCGACAAACAGGATATCGCCCCCATTGTCCTCGCCACGGTCGCAGGCTGGATGGGCTATGTGGGGGCCATGAGCTTACTGATTTTCGCATTGCAAAGTCAGAATACAGGCATTGTCGCCGTTCTGGGATCGACAGCACCAATCATGATCTTGCCGATCCTGTGGGTCATCAACAAACGTCCTCCAGCTCTTCCAGGTTGGGCAGGCGCTGGTCTGGCTATTGGCGGAATAGCTATCCTCTCAGAGATGCCGTTTCACTAG
- a CDS encoding DMT family transporter yields MKSTSSQTAIGLVMAPRQWGMLILLAFLWGGAFFFVKVSIAELPTMMIVFCRVGLAALVLVAFVLMTGRTIPKSPNIWLAFFIMGFLNNVVPFSLIVWGQKSITSGLASILNGTTPIFTMLVAGLLLADERLSLNKVMGVVLGLLGIVAISGVDALSGLSNSLWAQLAILGAALSYGFAAVHARRFRAMGVDPVVGAMGQVCASSLLLLPIMIWDDWAGVSTLPSFWVILSVVLLAVLSTAWAYILYFRLLDEAGATNASLVTLLIPVFAILLGVLILGESMKLSHILGMILIGFGLLVVDGRALNYLRSKKPSETASLRG; encoded by the coding sequence ATGAAATCGACCTCATCGCAAACAGCAATCGGTTTGGTGATGGCACCCCGGCAATGGGGCATGCTGATCTTGCTTGCCTTTTTATGGGGTGGTGCCTTCTTCTTTGTCAAAGTCAGCATTGCAGAATTGCCAACCATGATGATTGTGTTCTGTCGGGTTGGCTTGGCTGCGCTTGTGCTGGTGGCATTCGTTCTGATGACTGGACGAACCATTCCCAAAAGCCCGAACATCTGGCTGGCATTTTTTATTATGGGCTTTTTGAATAACGTGGTGCCGTTCTCTCTGATTGTATGGGGTCAGAAAAGCATTACGTCAGGTCTTGCCTCGATCCTCAATGGCACCACGCCGATCTTCACGATGCTTGTCGCCGGGCTTTTGCTAGCAGATGAAAGATTGAGTCTGAACAAGGTAATGGGTGTGGTGCTGGGATTGCTTGGCATTGTTGCCATATCCGGTGTGGATGCTTTGTCTGGATTGAGTAATTCCCTATGGGCACAATTGGCAATTCTAGGTGCTGCCCTGTCTTATGGCTTTGCGGCCGTCCATGCCCGGCGATTTCGTGCCATGGGTGTGGATCCAGTGGTTGGGGCGATGGGACAAGTCTGTGCGTCCAGCTTGTTACTGCTGCCGATCATGATCTGGGATGATTGGGCGGGGGTGAGTACACTGCCATCGTTTTGGGTGATATTAAGTGTTGTTCTGCTTGCCGTTTTGTCGACTGCCTGGGCTTATATTCTTTATTTTCGCCTGCTGGATGAGGCTGGTGCGACCAATGCTTCACTGGTTACGTTGTTGATACCGGTGTTTGCGATTTTGCTTGGCGTGCTCATTCTGGGAGAGAGCATGAAGCTGTCTCACATCCTAGGAATGATTTTGATCGGTTTCGGTTTGCTTGTTGTCGATGGCAGGGCCTTGAACTATCTGAGATCAAAGAAGCCTAGTGAAACGGCATCTCTGAGAGGATAG
- a CDS encoding ATP-binding protein — protein MTVSINLGTMKLGNPAEMDLEELLATRLLVQGNSGSGKSHLLRRILEQSAPWVQQIVIDPEGDFVTLAEKFGHAVVDAIGTERDLTMIAARVRQHRISAVLNLEGLDADRQMRAASAFLNGLFDIDRNYWYPALVVVDEAQLFAPAAGGEVSEEARRMSLGAMTNLMCRGRKRGLAGIIATQRLAKLAKNVAAEASNFLMGRTFLDIDMARASDLLGMERRQAETFRNLDRGHFVALGPALYRRSETVRIGAVETAARSTSPKLMPLPERSTESLDDLLFKPGTDDEPGPALHAPAQTTAEVLQQLAHLRMEAKFPDEPEPQLELDSGLSLEEREEILHRILGELLEDEEAAFQPISVLYQDFQVRCRIDKQLKTVPELQEFRQLLSVARAKLDTQEEELDEDQWKQATLVAEQLPEEMRGVYLVLAKAAIGKKPCPTNIELATAYGTRSPGRARWLLTYMEERGFLICANDLRGNRIVTLKDLGHQTEPGNPE, from the coding sequence ATGACCGTCAGCATTAATCTCGGCACCATGAAACTGGGAAATCCGGCAGAAATGGATCTGGAAGAATTGCTGGCTACACGTCTGCTGGTTCAGGGCAATTCCGGTTCGGGCAAATCCCATCTCTTGCGTCGCATTCTGGAACAAAGTGCCCCTTGGGTGCAGCAAATCGTGATTGACCCGGAAGGCGACTTCGTAACATTGGCCGAAAAATTCGGCCACGCTGTTGTCGATGCCATCGGCACCGAGCGCGATCTGACCATGATTGCCGCCCGTGTACGCCAGCATCGTATCTCTGCAGTGCTCAATCTCGAAGGTCTGGATGCAGATCGTCAGATGCGCGCCGCCAGTGCTTTCCTCAATGGTCTGTTCGATATCGACCGCAATTACTGGTATCCGGCACTGGTTGTGGTGGATGAAGCCCAACTCTTTGCTCCGGCTGCTGGTGGTGAGGTAAGCGAAGAAGCACGCCGTATGTCCCTTGGCGCCATGACCAACCTGATGTGTCGCGGCCGCAAACGTGGCTTGGCTGGTATTATCGCCACCCAGCGACTGGCAAAGCTTGCCAAGAATGTTGCCGCAGAAGCCTCCAACTTCCTGATGGGAAGAACCTTTCTGGATATCGATATGGCTCGCGCATCAGATTTGCTGGGCATGGAACGTCGTCAGGCAGAGACATTCCGAAATCTGGATCGTGGGCACTTTGTGGCTCTGGGCCCAGCTCTTTATCGTCGCTCTGAAACCGTCAGGATCGGCGCTGTCGAAACAGCGGCCCGCTCTACCAGCCCCAAACTGATGCCACTACCGGAACGCTCAACCGAAAGCCTGGATGATCTTCTGTTCAAACCAGGAACCGATGATGAACCCGGCCCAGCTCTGCATGCTCCGGCCCAGACCACAGCAGAAGTTTTGCAACAGCTTGCACATTTGCGCATGGAAGCAAAATTTCCGGATGAGCCCGAACCACAATTGGAACTGGATTCGGGCCTCAGCCTTGAAGAGCGTGAGGAAATCCTGCATCGGATTCTGGGCGAACTTCTGGAAGATGAAGAAGCGGCATTCCAACCGATCTCGGTTCTCTATCAGGATTTTCAGGTTCGCTGCCGCATCGACAAGCAATTGAAAACAGTGCCGGAATTACAGGAATTTCGGCAACTCCTTTCTGTCGCGCGTGCCAAACTGGACACGCAGGAAGAGGAACTGGACGAGGATCAGTGGAAGCAAGCTACCCTTGTTGCAGAGCAATTGCCCGAGGAAATGCGCGGTGTCTATCTGGTACTGGCCAAAGCTGCCATAGGCAAGAAGCCCTGCCCAACCAATATCGAGCTAGCCACCGCATACGGCACTCGCTCACCAGGTCGCGCCCGTTGGCTACTGACCTATATGGAAGAGCGCGGTTTTCTGATCTGCGCCAACGATCTGCGTGGCAATCGAATTGTTACGCTCAAGGATCTGGGTCACCAGACCGAACCCGGCAACCCGGAATAG